From a region of the Clupea harengus chromosome 9, Ch_v2.0.2, whole genome shotgun sequence genome:
- the LOC105897198 gene encoding aldehyde dehydrogenase family 3 member A2-like, producing MEKQAVDCARKAFLSGRSRPLQFRLQQLHALHRLITEKEAEIASALKQDINRSQFDTPLFELIGLENDINLAESSLADWAAPRSAKKNLLTLSDQVYTQAEPLGVVLIIGAWNYPWALTLQPLIGAIAAGNAAVVKPSELSKHSASLLKELLPQYLDQELYPVVTGGVPETQELLRQRFDHVFYTGNSTVGKLVMEAAARHLTPVTLELGGKSPCYIDKDCDLSVACRRITWGKFANCGQTCIAPDYILCEPGIQDRVVEEIQRTLLEFYGEDPKSSPDYGRIINQHHFDRVIALLEGSTVTVGGKNNREECYIAPTVLRDVSPHARLMQEEIFGPVLPIVPISGVDEAIRFINDREKPLALYVFSQDKKVIKRMLSETSSGGVTVNDVIMHYTINSLPFGGVGNSGMGVYHGKHTFDRLSHHRACLIKSLAMESMNQVRYPPQNAAQLKRAKFFMLTRLCSCARFTCVWAVLATMVALGLLVALLVVLLKDTPV from the exons ATGGAGAAGCAGGCAGTAGACTGTGCCAGGAAGGCCTTCCTTTCAGGCAGGTCACGACCCCTGCAGTTCAGGCTTCAGCAGCTCCACGCCCTGCATAGGCTCATCACAGAGAAGGAAGCAGAGATTGCATCAGCTCTCAAACAGGATATCAATCGA AGCCAGTTTGACACTCCACTGTTCGAACTAATTGGGCTGGAAAATGACATCAACTTGGCTGAGAGCAGTCTGGCAGACTGGGCTGCTCCACGTTCCGCAAAGAAGAACCTTCTCACGTTGTCGGACCAGGTGTACACGCAAGCGGAGCCACTGGGTGTGGTGCTTATCATCGGAGCCTGGAACTACCCCTGGGCCCTCACGCTACAGCCTCTCATTGGAGCCATTGCTGCCG GAAATGCGGCGGTTGTGAAGCCCTCAGAGTTGAGCAAGCACTCTGCCAGTCTCCTCAAAGAATTGCTCCCTCAGTATTTGGACCAG GAATTGTACCCAGTGGTGACGGGGGGCGTCCCTGAGACCCAGGAGCTGCTGCGGCAGCGCTTTGACCACGTCTTCTACACGGGGAACAGCACTGTGGGGAAACTGGTGATGGAGGCGGCTGCTCGCCACCTCACCCCCGTCACTCTGGAGCTGGGAGGGAAGAGCCCTTGTTACATCGACAAAGACTGCGACCTATCCGTAGCATGCCG TCGCATCACTTGGGGAAAGTTTGCTAATTGTGGTCAGACCTGCATTGCACCTGACTACATCCTGTGTGAGCCTGGCATCCAAGATCGAGTTGTTGAAGAGATTCAGCGGACATTACTG GAGTTCTATGGTGAAGACCCTAAAAGCTCACCGGACTATGGCCGCATCATCAACCAGCACCATTTTGATCGTGTCATTGCTCTCCTGGAAGGCAGCACTGTTACTGTCGGGGGGAAGAACAATAGAGAAGAATGCTACATAG CCCCCACAGTTTTGCGGGACGTGTCACCCCATGCCAGGCTCATGCAAGAAGAGATCTTTGGACCTGTCCTGCCCATCGTCCCCATCAGTGGTGTGGACGAGGCCATTCGCTTCATCAATGACAGGGAGAAGCCCTTGGCTCTTTATGTCTTCTCACAAGATAAGAAG gTGATAAAGAGAATGCTATCAGAGACCTCCAGCGGTGGAGTGACCGTCAATGATGTCATTATGCACTACACAATCAACTCTCTTCCTTTTGGTGGTGTCG GAAACAGTGGGATGGGTGTCTATCACGGCAAGCACACCTTTGACCGTCTAAGTCACCACAGAGCATGCCTCATCAAGTCACTGGCCATGGAGAGCATGAACCAGGTCCGCTACCCACCCCAGAATGCAGCTCAGTTGAAGAGGGCCAAGTTCTTCATGCTAACTCGCCTCTGCAGCTGTGCTCGGTTCACTTGCGTTTGGGCCGTCCTGGCCACCATGGTGGCTCTTGGCCTGCTAGTTGCACTATTGGTGGTGCTGTTAAAG GACACTCCAGTGTGA